Within Flavobacteriales bacterium, the genomic segment TGTAGAGATACCTGAAAAAGATTTAGGCATTGCTGCTGAAACCTGTTTTTCTATTATCAGTAATCCATCAAGAAGCATTGCCGAGCGGGCATTTGCTATGACTGTCCTCTATCGCATCTTGCAACGCGAACCCGATTTGATGCATGAATTTCAATTGGTCATTGAATCCACCCTCCAGGAAAACATACCTGCTTTAAATGCACGCTACCGGAATATTCAAAAAGAATTAAACCGCAATAAAACTAAATTGTGATCCGGCACCGGTATTTTCTGCGTCAATGGTAATTACAGGAATTCCCATTCGGTTATTCACCAGACCTTCCACAAATTTTGCAGAAAACAAATTAATGGTATCCGGATAATAAGTTGCCGCAAGAAGTTCTGCGTGGATATCGTGACACAATTGAAAAAGGTGATCAACGAAATGTTCGCGTTCGAGGAGGTGGACTTCATGATCAACATGAACACGGGTTAAATACTCTTTACAAACATTCAGATTCACCGATACCATCGATTTAAATTGCGGATCTTCATGTCGCCCCGCCACCAGGTGAATTTTAGATTTGAAACGCTCAGCCAATGAAGCTGCCGCTTTTACCACCTGAACACTGTCCCTTTCCAAATCAATCGTCATAACAATATGTTTAGGCGATTTCAAACTCACTTTTTTCTGTACAATGAGCAAGGGAACTTTGGTATGAGAAACAACTTTTAATGCATTCGATCCAAACATTTTTTGAAATCCATGCACCCCATGCGTTCCGAAAATCACCAATGTGGCAGCAGCAGATTCTGCTATCTTTCCTATATCTTTAAGTACACTTCCTTCAACTACCAGCGTAGATATTTTTACACCTGAGTGGGTGTGGCTATCCACCAGTGACTTCATTTTGTATTCGGCCTCCGCCCGATCAGATTCGGAAGCAATAATATGCAATAGGAGTACCGTATCTTTTGCAGGATCTGCAATATCCAAAGCTGCGTCGATTGCATTATGACTGACTTCGGTAAAATCTACGGCCACTAAAATTTTCTGTTCCATGAAATGTGTGTTTTATACCTGATAAAATTAGAGGAATTGAACGCAAATTCTTAAACCAAGGATTGTGACATTGGTCAGATTGCAATAAAATTTAGCAGACATCTGTCATTTTTTTCCTAAAAAAAGAACAAAAACGTATTATCATTTCATCATTTTCCCATTGATAAGTCCCGGTTAAGTCTGTTTTTTAAATTATATTTGAATTACAATTTCAGCTATGAGAAAACGTTACTTATTCCTATTGGCTTGTTGTTTAACAGCCACTGTATTACAAGCCCAACAGCTGCCCAATGCCAGTTTCGAAAGCTGGACCAATGCATCCGGAGCTAAGGATCGTCCCACCGATTGGAATCAATTGAATTCAACACTTCCTTCGCCTCTGGATTTGTTTGTTGGTCAAACCTGCTTTAAAACCACACCGGGATACAACAGCGCCACTTGTGTTAAACTAGTCACAGCCACCGCCCCTGCGCCCCAAAATGAAGCGAATGGGATTTTAACTACAGGTACTATCGACTATGTTGCCATGACTGTTACCGGAGGACTCGCCTATCCGTATCGTCCTGACTCTTTAGTGGGGTACTACCAATGTAATCCTGCCACAGGAGATAATGGCACGGTAGAAATGACCTTATTGGCCACCAATGGTGATACAGTAGGGAGAGCATTATTTTCTACACCCGGAACAGCAGTGAGTACATGGACGCGTTTTTCAGCTCCGTTTATTTATTCCCTGTCGCAGGTTCCTGATCTTGGTGTTGCATTAGCCTCTTCTTCCAACGGATACAACGCCGTATTAAATTCAGAATTATGGGTGGATGAATTAAGTATCGTCATTAATCCCCAGAGTGTAAATGAAAACAATGAAAAAACAATTTCTGTTTTATATCACAACAATGGGATTTTAATTGATTTATCCTCCGCAAAAGGAAATATTAGTCAGTTTAGTTTATTTGACTTACAAGGAAAGGAAATCCTCAGTAAATCCATTTCCAATGGTAGTGTTCAATTTATTTCAGCGGAACTTTCTACCGGAGTGTATTATTACAGATGGAGCAACCAGGATAAATCTCAATCCGGAAAATTAGCCATTAGCAATCATTGAAAAATTTGCTTCGGAAAATCGCTATACTGCCAACGTTTCTTCTTGCCTTTTCCTTTTTAATTTCGGCAACTGCATTTGCGCAAACCGGAATTGTAAAAGGGAAAATTCTTGATGCTGAAAACAAACAAGCCTTACCGGGAGCAAATTTTCTTGTATTGGAAAACCTGAAAGGTGCAGCGGCAAATCTGGATGGCGAATATTTGCTGGAATTGCCTGTAGGAAATTATCATGCTGTTTTTTCATTTACAGGAATGCAAAATGATACACTTGAATTTATTATTGAAGCCGATAAAATCATCACCCTGAATGTGGAATTAATTCCTGAAGATCAGATGCTGGATCTGGTGGTTGTTGCCGCAGGAAAATTTGAGCAGAACATCGAAGATCTAACAGTATCGATGGAAATTATTAAACCCCAGTTAGTCGAAAATAAAAACACCACTTCCATTGAAACGGCATTGGAACAAACGCCCGGATTAACCATTCTCGACCAGGAACCTCAGATTCGTGGGGGGAGTGGATTTACATTTGGAGTTGGGAGTCGCGTTGCGGTGGTGGTTGACGGAATGCCGATGTTAAGCGGAGATGCGGGTCGGCCCGAATGGGGATTTATCCCTGTAGAAAATCTGGATCAGATCGAAGTGATAAAAGGGGCCTCATCGGTGCTTTACGGATCATCGGCATTGAGTGGAGTCATTAATATCCGCACTGCATGGCCAACTACCGAACCACAAACGAAAATTAATTACACTACGGGATTTTACAGTAAACCTGAAATTGCAGGAGCAAAATGGTGGGACAAGGCACCTCTTTATGGAGGAATTAATTTTTTCCATTCCCGCATCATCAAACAAAATCTTGATTTGGTAACCGGAGGAAATTTCTTTTATGATCACGGATATATTGGTCCCCCAAAAACCGACCCCGGAGTTACCGATACCTTAACCAACTTCAGCGAAAAAGATCTACAAAAATTAAGAGGACGTTTTAATTTCAATTTGCGTTACCGCTCAAAAAAAATTGAAGGACTAAATTTTGGTCTGTCCGGCAACGGAATGATTTCCCATACCAATTTCGCTCTGGCCTGGCTCGACGACAGCGCTAATATTTACCGTGCGTACCCCGGTGCCATTTCATTGCAGCAACAAAAAATTTTTAATCTCGATCCGTTCATTCAATACGCCAATGGCAAAGGAATAAAACACAGTTTACGTACGCGGTTATTTTATAACGACAATACCATTAGCAATAATCAAAGCAACAACAGTAAATTATTTTACGGCGAATACCAGTTTCAGCGTCAGTTTCCATGGATCAGCGATTTTAATTTTACGGCAGGAGTGGTGAGTACCTATGCGCATAGTAATGCTCAAATCTATTCCGGAGGAGGATCGCCGAAAAATTCACTAATTAATATTGCAGGGTATTCTCAATTCGATAAAAAAATGTGGAAGATTTTAAATCTATCCGCAGGATTCCGAATGGAATATTTCGAAATGAATAAAACGGAAAGTGTGGTTAAACCCATTTTCAGAGCGGGATTAAACCTGCGTGTAATGAAGGCCACATGGTTACGTTATTCCTACGGACAAGGATTCCGGTTTCCTACCATTACGGAACGATATATTTTATTAAACACCGGCACATTTGGTGTATTCCCCAATCCACATCTCAATCCCGAAACAAGTACGGCGTATGAAGTTGGAATAAAACAAGGGTTCAAATTCAAAAAATTCATGGGCTATTTCGATTTGGCCGGATTTCATCAGGAGTATCAAAACACCATTGAATATTTATTTGGATTATGGGATGTGACTGTTGCACCTGCAGGATTTAAATTTTTAAATACCGGTAATACCAGAGTACGAGGTATAGATATTTCCATGATGGGAAAAGCAGAAATAAAAAAAGATATTGAAATCACCTTTTTAGGTGGCTATACCTACGTTGTGCCTTTAGCCATGCAGAAAGATTACGTTTATGCCTACGATAATGCACCCGGAGGTGCACAGGCGCTAAGTTACAATACCACTTCCATGGATAGTACACAGGGAATTTTAAAATACCGTTTTCAGCACACTGCTAAAATTGATCTGGATTTAAAATGGAAAAAATTCAGTTGTGGATATAGCGCCAGGTTGTATTCGAGTATGAAAAATGTCGACAAAGCCCTTGAGACCTTAGAACTACTAACAGCTGCTCTACCCTATTATCAGGATATTTTAATTACCGATTACTGGAAAAATCACCAAGGTGCAAATCTTATTCACGACGCGCGAATCGGATACGAAATCACGAAGCAACATCGCATTTCCATTGTTGCGAATAATCTTTTGAATAAAAGTTATATGCTTCGTCCCATGAAAATTGAATCGCCACGAACGCTGGCTGTTCAGTGGATCTGGAAATGGTAATCGCATATGCATCACCCGGTGAAAAGAGGGAAAGTCTTATGGATGCTGGATTAACGGAACCTTAAATTTTGATATAATCGGTTTTTTTTATGACCAATTTTTCAATTATAAGCCTTTTGCTGATTACATTTGAAGTATGAGATCACTACTTTCTGCAGCACTGGGCTTGGTATGTCTTTTGGGGAACAGCCAAACAGTCGATTTAAAATTCATGTCGCACAACATTCTGAATTATTCCGGAACCGACGCTAATCGTGGTCGCTGGCAGGATATCAAATTAGTAGTGGGCGATTATCAACCCGACTTTATGGTGATCCAGGAATTGAACGATGCAACTGGTGCAACTAAAATTCTCGACTCTGCTTTAAATGTAAATGGTCAAACCAATTATGCACGCGCTGCATTTGTAAATGGTCCCGATACCGATAACATGCTCTTTTACCGCGCCGATAAATTATTTCTGGTTGGCCAATACCAAATCAGCACCACCCTGCGCGACATAACCCGTTACGACCTGCGTTCGATCTCCGGTACCGACACCATCTTTTTCAGCGTGTTTTCAGCGCATTTAAAAGCAGGAAATCAACCCAGCGATGAAACAGATCGCTTAAACGAAATTAACGCATTCTGCAGCGCTATTTCTTCATTGCCTTCTACCAGTAATTTAATTTTTGCCGGTGACTGCAATGTGTATTCAAGTACAGAAGCATGGTACACAAAATTTACTTCAACGGCATGCTCGGTAAAATTTTACGATCCGATTAATATGCCTGGATTTTGGAATAACAACGGTGCATTTTCAACCATTCATACGCAAAGTACACGTACCAGTGCAAATTCCGGATGTTGCGGAGGTAGTACAGGTGGACTGGATGATCGTTTTGATTTGATTCATGTCAATTACAATACACTCGTTGGAACGGGTGGAATGAAAATACTAAGCAATACGTATAAAGCCTACGGTAATGATGGTAATCACTTTAACGCAGCAATAACCGATGCTCCGGCTAATGGAGTAGTTTCTGCAGCCATTGCACAAGCACTATTTAATATTTCAGATCACCTTCCGGTAGTAGCAACATTCCGTTTACATGCCGACTTCACCGGTATTTCCGAAAGCAATACGGAAAATAATGCCGTTCAGTTTGCCCAAGATCGTTTGTTCGTAAGCACCTCCGGTGATGGATTATTTAACCTTTCGGTTTACGATATTTCGGGTCGACTCGTACACACTGAAAATTTAAATCTTAGCAGCGGCGATCAAATAATTCCATTTATAAAACAACTGGAATCGGGCGTGTATTATTTTTCAATCAGCAATTCATTGATTAAATTCGGAACGAAAGCTGTTGTTGAATAAACTTTATTTCTGAAGATGTGATTACTGTTGTTTGTGCCATAATTCATTCCGAGGGTAAGATCCTATGCGCACAACGTTCCGAAAAAATGGCCATGCCATTAAAATGGGAATTTCCCGGTGGTAAACTTGAAAAGGGAGAGCATGCTGTGGATGGGTTAGTGCGGGAAATCCGTGAAGAATTAGGAATAGATATTTTAGTTCAAGCACCACTTACACCTGTAAGCCACCTTTATCCTAACGGACTCCATATCGAATTGATTCCTTTTTTATGTAAACCTTTAACCATCCAATTCCAGGTGCTGGAACATCAACAAATAGTATGGGTAGGAAAAGCGGATCTAATGGCACTGGATTGGGCTGAAGCGGATGTTCCGATTGTCCGGGAACTCCTTAATTTAAATCATTTTGCTAAGGATTAAATCTGATTTTTACAATTCGTTAAACCAAAACCACATTTCGTAAAACGGAATGGTGTCCTTAAATGTAACATGGCTAGAATTGTCAAAAATTAATCGCCATGAAAAAAAGATTACTCTTCTTAGCCGCATG encodes:
- a CDS encoding TonB-dependent receptor, encoding MLRKIAILPTFLLAFSFLISATAFAQTGIVKGKILDAENKQALPGANFLVLENLKGAAANLDGEYLLELPVGNYHAVFSFTGMQNDTLEFIIEADKIITLNVELIPEDQMLDLVVVAAGKFEQNIEDLTVSMEIIKPQLVENKNTTSIETALEQTPGLTILDQEPQIRGGSGFTFGVGSRVAVVVDGMPMLSGDAGRPEWGFIPVENLDQIEVIKGASSVLYGSSALSGVINIRTAWPTTEPQTKINYTTGFYSKPEIAGAKWWDKAPLYGGINFFHSRIIKQNLDLVTGGNFFYDHGYIGPPKTDPGVTDTLTNFSEKDLQKLRGRFNFNLRYRSKKIEGLNFGLSGNGMISHTNFALAWLDDSANIYRAYPGAISLQQQKIFNLDPFIQYANGKGIKHSLRTRLFYNDNTISNNQSNNSKLFYGEYQFQRQFPWISDFNFTAGVVSTYAHSNAQIYSGGGSPKNSLINIAGYSQFDKKMWKILNLSAGFRMEYFEMNKTESVVKPIFRAGLNLRVMKATWLRYSYGQGFRFPTITERYILLNTGTFGVFPNPHLNPETSTAYEVGIKQGFKFKKFMGYFDLAGFHQEYQNTIEYLFGLWDVTVAPAGFKFLNTGNTRVRGIDISMMGKAEIKKDIEITFLGGYTYVVPLAMQKDYVYAYDNAPGGAQALSYNTTSMDSTQGILKYRFQHTAKIDLDLKWKKFSCGYSARLYSSMKNVDKALETLELLTAALPYYQDILITDYWKNHQGANLIHDARIGYEITKQHRISIVANNLLNKSYMLRPMKIESPRTLAVQWIWKW
- a CDS encoding universal stress protein, encoding MEQKILVAVDFTEVSHNAIDAALDIADPAKDTVLLLHIIASESDRAEAEYKMKSLVDSHTHSGVKISTLVVEGSVLKDIGKIAESAAATLVIFGTHGVHGFQKMFGSNALKVVSHTKVPLLIVQKKVSLKSPKHIVMTIDLERDSVQVVKAAASLAERFKSKIHLVAGRHEDPQFKSMVSVNLNVCKEYLTRVHVDHEVHLLEREHFVDHLFQLCHDIHAELLAATYYPDTINLFSAKFVEGLVNNRMGIPVITIDAENTGAGSQFSFIAV
- a CDS encoding T9SS type A sorting domain-containing protein, whose protein sequence is MRKRYLFLLACCLTATVLQAQQLPNASFESWTNASGAKDRPTDWNQLNSTLPSPLDLFVGQTCFKTTPGYNSATCVKLVTATAPAPQNEANGILTTGTIDYVAMTVTGGLAYPYRPDSLVGYYQCNPATGDNGTVEMTLLATNGDTVGRALFSTPGTAVSTWTRFSAPFIYSLSQVPDLGVALASSSNGYNAVLNSELWVDELSIVINPQSVNENNEKTISVLYHNNGILIDLSSAKGNISQFSLFDLQGKEILSKSISNGSVQFISAELSTGVYYYRWSNQDKSQSGKLAISNH
- a CDS encoding (deoxy)nucleoside triphosphate pyrophosphohydrolase, translated to MITVVCAIIHSEGKILCAQRSEKMAMPLKWEFPGGKLEKGEHAVDGLVREIREELGIDILVQAPLTPVSHLYPNGLHIELIPFLCKPLTIQFQVLEHQQIVWVGKADLMALDWAEADVPIVRELLNLNHFAKD